The genomic DNA GCATCATGGTGAGCGTTTAACGCTTCCAGATAGCTCGCGCCATCGATCGGCTGCGGCGTGGGCGGTCGTACTGGCCCACACTGCGCCTGCACCTGCTGTCCTAACGCGGCGGTCGCTGCCGCACGTGCGCTGGCGGGATTGCGAGCGAGGAGGCCGGGAATCGGCGCAAGCAACGCGCCCTGGCGCTGGTGGATCGGTGTCAGATCGAGCGGTGGCGGGGCCTGCGGCTCCTGGGCTGTTGCAGGCTGGGCCTGTCGTCGCTCCCGGTTGCGCTGCACAGACGCCTGAAAGCGGTCCTCCTGGGCCTCTATGCCGGTCTGCGCTCGCTGCTGGTGCCGCCGCTGCATCAGACCGACCAGTGCCAGCGTGCCGAGCGCCTGCTCCTGCTGCGCGGCCTGTTCCTGATGCTGGCTCGTGTCGCGGGTGAGCGCCTTCTGGCTGCGCAGGCTCAGCGGCTCGCTCCGCCCGATCACGCCGCCCGTGTAGAGGCCCTGCGCGAAGTCGCTCTCCCCGCTGGTCAGGCCCATCGCCTGGGCTAAGGCTCCCACCTTCGCCAGCGGGCGGTGGCGCGAGAGGGCGTAGCCTGCGGCATAGCTCCGCGAGGCTCCCTGGCGGCTGGCGGCGGCATACGCCAGGCCAGTGCCGAGCGCGCCGCCCGCAAGCGCGGCTCCCCCGCTGGCGGCAATCAGCGCCGCGCCGCCGACCGCCCGCGCGCCCTGGCGCACGTCGCCCTCGGAGATGCCGCCCGCGCTGCCCGCGCCCGCGACGCCAATCAGCGCGCCCGCGAGCGTCTTCGCGGCAAGCAGCGCAAAGCCCGCCTCCATGACCATGCCAAGCGTGCCCATGCCCAGCGTTGCGATCGCGTTGCCGCTGGTCGCCACGTCCATGATCGCCGCGAGCAGCACGCCCTGGATCGCGCTGAGGCCCCAACTCGTCAGGATCAGCTCGCAGACCTTGCGCAGCAGATTGGCGGTGATATGTTCTACCGGAGCCGCCCAGCCGAAGACCAGCGAGATGAGCAGGGCAATCAGCAAGAGGCCCAGCCCGATGGTGAGGAGTAGGTTCGTGACCGACTCGCCCAGCGCAAACAGGACCATGAGGCTGCCGTAGAGCGTGCGGATGATGCCCTGCCCGGCGACCTCGATCGCCTCCCAGCGCTCGGACGGTTGGAGATTGCCCAGTTCGTCGGGGGTGTAGGGAAAATACTTCTCCGCAAAGGCATCCGGCAGATCGTCGGGCGGTGGGCTGTCCGGGGTGACGACATCGGCGCGGACGGCGTAGAGGTAGGCCGCCGCTACATCGATCGCGTGGAGCGCAGTGCTGCCCGGCGTGTAGGAGACGAGCGGCCCCATGTCCCGATCGGCTCCGGTGCGCTCCTCATCTGCTGGCAAGAGATCGAACTGCGTGCCGTTGAAGATATGCGTAAAGATCTCATGGCCGAGGTCGGCGCGGGCCTGCTCGATCTCCTGAAAGATCGCGCCCCCAAAGGGCAGCAGGACCGGCACGACGAGCAAGAGTACGAAGACCTTGCGCAGGTTCACGAAGCGCACAACCAGGACGGGCTGAAGAATCAGGAGCAGGAGGCCCAGCACCAGGCCCAGCTCCAAGGTGCTGCGGCTGATCCCTAAGACCTGATCCGCGACGGCCTGGACCGCAGGCCGAAAGCCCGCCGTGACGAGCTGCAAGCGGAAGCGCTCGATCAGCTCGACGACATACAGGATGCTCCGGGCAAAGCCCCAGCCGACGCTGGCGATCAGGCGCTCCAGCATGTAGAGCGCCTCATGCAAGGGGCCGTAGATCCAGTCCATTTAGCGCGCCTCCTTCCGGGCCTGATGGGAGCGCCACACTCCCAGGCCGATCGTGACCAGGCAGCCGCCCGCAAGCACCAGGAAGACCGCCACCTCGCCGTCGCGCCGCGCAGCCGGGGATAGAGGTGCGTGTGAGGGCGCGGGCACCGGGTCAGGGCTGCCTGTCACCAGCAGCGGGTCGATCGGCTCCGGGGTGGCCTGCGCGTGGGGGGCGTCGTCGAACATCGGCACCGCGTGCGCCTCACCCGGCACCGTGGCAAGCACGAACAGCTCGGTGCGCGCGACCTCGGCAAAGCGCACGCCAAAGCCGCCGCCCACGCCGCTGCCATCGTCGAGCAGGCCGAGGTTCTGCTGATCGGGAGGTAGGATGGATCGTCCATCGAGCGCGGTCCCCCGGAACTGCACGATATACAGGCCCCACGGCAGAGCGGGGTAGTGGATCTGCCCCTGCGCGTCGGTGCGTGTCTCTCCAATGAGCACCCGCCCGTCGTCGGTGTCGTGAATCAGCGCGACTACGACACCGGGCAGGCGCTCCCCGTCCCGGTCGCGCACGACGATCGTGAGGTCGCCGCGCCCGGCCTCGGCGGTGCCCGGAAGCGACAGGATGGAGAGCAGCATGATCAGCACACGAACCATACGATCCTCACGGCTTCTGAATCACGTCAAATGGATTGCGGTCCAGCCCGTTCAGGCGCACGCGGAAATGGAGGTGCGGCCCGGTCGAGCAACCGGTGGAGCCCA from Herpetosiphonaceae bacterium includes the following:
- a CDS encoding carboxypeptidase regulatory-like domain-containing protein; its protein translation is MVRVLIMLLSILSLPGTAEAGRGDLTIVVRDRDGERLPGVVVALIHDTDDGRVLIGETRTDAQGQIHYPALPWGLYIVQFRGTALDGRSILPPDQQNLGLLDDGSGVGGGFGVRFAEVARTELFVLATVPGEAHAVPMFDDAPHAQATPEPIDPLLVTGSPDPVPAPSHAPLSPAARRDGEVAVFLVLAGGCLVTIGLGVWRSHQARKEAR